The Aggregicoccus sp. 17bor-14 genome includes a region encoding these proteins:
- the moeB gene encoding molybdopterin-synthase adenylyltransferase MoeB: MAPTFRDLLSDARAAIREVSVEELKRALDAGAPPRLVDVREVEEYAAGRLPGALSLPRGFLELRIEERVRRDEDLVLYCAGGTRSALAAKTLQDMGYTRVRSLAGGYGRWSDRAFPVEKPRVLSREQRERYRRHLSLPEVGEEGQAKLLGARVLLLGAGGLGSPAALYLAAAGVGTLGIVDMDVVDLSNLQRQVLHTQERAGQPKTASAKAAIEALNPDVQVRTFQTRLTSQNVVEILEGFDLVLDGGDNFPTRYLLNDACVLQGKPNIHGSVFRFEGQVTTFVPGQGPCYRCLYPAPPPPELAPSCAEAGVLGVLPGLVGMLQANEALKLILGIGEPLVGRLLTLDALGTHFHTLKLRRDPACPTCAPGAQVRFIDYEQFCASGT, translated from the coding sequence ATGGCGCCCACCTTCCGCGACCTCCTGTCCGATGCCCGCGCGGCCATCCGCGAAGTGTCCGTGGAGGAGCTCAAGCGCGCGCTCGACGCGGGGGCACCCCCGCGGCTCGTGGACGTGCGCGAGGTGGAGGAGTACGCGGCGGGGCGCCTCCCGGGCGCGCTCTCGCTCCCGCGCGGCTTCCTGGAGCTGCGCATCGAGGAGCGGGTGCGGCGCGACGAGGACCTGGTCCTCTACTGCGCGGGCGGCACCCGCTCGGCGCTCGCGGCCAAGACGCTGCAGGACATGGGCTACACGCGCGTGCGCTCGCTCGCGGGCGGCTACGGGCGCTGGAGCGACCGCGCCTTCCCGGTGGAGAAGCCCCGGGTGCTCAGCCGCGAGCAGCGCGAGCGCTACCGGCGCCACCTCTCGCTGCCCGAGGTGGGCGAGGAGGGCCAGGCGAAGCTGCTCGGGGCGCGCGTGCTGCTGCTGGGCGCGGGCGGCCTGGGCTCGCCCGCGGCGCTGTACCTCGCGGCGGCCGGGGTGGGCACGCTGGGCATCGTGGACATGGACGTGGTGGACCTGAGCAACCTGCAGCGCCAGGTGCTGCACACCCAGGAGCGCGCCGGCCAGCCCAAGACGGCGAGCGCGAAGGCGGCCATCGAGGCGCTCAACCCGGACGTGCAGGTGCGCACCTTCCAGACCCGCCTCACCTCCCAGAACGTGGTGGAGATCCTCGAGGGCTTCGACCTCGTGCTCGACGGCGGCGACAACTTCCCCACCCGCTACCTGCTCAACGACGCCTGCGTGCTGCAGGGCAAGCCCAACATCCACGGCTCGGTGTTCCGCTTCGAGGGCCAGGTGACGACGTTCGTCCCCGGCCAGGGCCCCTGCTACCGCTGCCTCTACCCGGCGCCGCCGCCGCCCGAGCTCGCGCCCTCGTGCGCCGAGGCCGGCGTGCTCGGGGTGCTGCCCGGGCTCGTGGGGATGCTGCAGGCCAACGAGGCCCTCAAGCTCATCCTCGGAATCGGCGAGCCGCTGGTGGGGCGCCTGCTCACGCTGGACGCGCTGGGCACCCACTTCCACACGCTCAAGCTGCGCCGCGACCCGGCCTGCCCCACCTGCGCGCCGGGCGCCCAGGTGCGCTTCATCGACTACGAGCAGTTCTGCGCCTCTGGCACCTGA
- a CDS encoding rhodanese-like domain-containing protein, translated as MPIPEILPAELAARLSGPAEQRPALLDVRFPHEHAYVALPDSVLIPLPELEERADELEALAARPGPVVVYCHHGVRSLDGAAFLRARGVDAVSLRGGIDLYSLQVDPRLPRY; from the coding sequence ATGCCCATCCCCGAGATCCTCCCCGCCGAGCTCGCCGCGCGCCTGAGCGGGCCCGCCGAGCAGCGCCCTGCCCTGCTCGACGTGCGCTTTCCCCACGAGCACGCGTACGTGGCGCTGCCGGACTCGGTGCTGATCCCGCTGCCGGAGCTGGAGGAGCGCGCGGACGAGCTCGAGGCGCTCGCCGCAAGGCCCGGCCCCGTCGTCGTCTACTGCCACCACGGCGTTCGCAGCCTGGACGGCGCGGCCTTCCTGCGCGCGCGCGGCGTGGACGCGGTGTCGCTGCGCGGCGGCATCGACCTCTACAGCCTCCAGGTTGATCCACGCCTGCCGCGCTACTGA
- a CDS encoding VTC domain-containing protein: MIRFAEGEVTKLRREFKLVLGADEAQALCERLSGELLGPVPLPTRITSVYFDRLGHPLTERALRTPHDCLKVRTKEYAPDVGADGVARVVLEVKRERNGVTQKRRVWVPRGQLRTVMRGGVGLLPLIAGGSLHPTLGVTYARTVYQGSDAWRVTVDRHIAYHRVTAELAFSEQALNAERLGAPVLRDPEVIVEVKHLGRELPEWISALQRASDRGYSKFAVGMAQLEERAMGGSVGG, from the coding sequence ATGATCCGCTTTGCCGAGGGAGAGGTCACCAAGCTGCGGCGCGAGTTCAAGCTCGTGCTCGGCGCAGACGAGGCGCAGGCGCTGTGCGAGCGGCTCTCGGGGGAGCTGCTCGGGCCGGTGCCCCTGCCCACGCGCATCACCTCCGTGTACTTCGACCGGTTGGGCCACCCGCTCACCGAGCGCGCGCTGCGCACGCCGCACGACTGCCTCAAGGTGCGCACGAAGGAGTACGCGCCGGACGTGGGCGCGGACGGCGTGGCGCGCGTGGTGCTCGAGGTGAAGCGCGAGCGCAACGGGGTGACGCAGAAGCGCCGCGTGTGGGTGCCCCGCGGGCAGCTCCGCACGGTGATGCGCGGCGGCGTGGGGCTCTTGCCCCTCATCGCCGGCGGCAGCCTGCACCCCACGCTCGGGGTCACCTACGCGCGCACCGTGTACCAGGGCAGCGACGCGTGGCGCGTCACGGTGGACCGCCACATCGCGTACCACCGGGTGACCGCGGAGCTCGCCTTCTCCGAGCAGGCGCTGAATGCCGAGCGCCTCGGGGCGCCGGTGCTGCGCGACCCGGAGGTGATCGTGGAGGTGAAGCACCTGGGGCGCGAGCTGCCGGAGTGGATCTCCGCGCTGCAGCGCGCGAGTGACCGGGGCTACAGCAAGTTCGCAGTGGGAATGGCGCAGCTCGAGGAGCGCGCCATGGGTGGCAGCGTCGGGGGGTAG
- the tmk gene encoding dTMP kinase, which yields MFIDFEGIDGSGKTTLSNLLAARLKRLGYRVTHAREGGELQSPIARRIRELTRDARLLEMGARTEFFLNLARDAQQLEEVIAPALTRGDVCITDRYLYSQLALSGGGRGLPQAELQPSCELASQGLWPDLVILVDVDPDLARLRKRLGKLKERREKDSDSRKGLVGAGLSVRVREQFRELARQEPSRWLVIENNEQPLWVLEQRIVDAVVARLEGREPTIQRIAAPPAAPAPFSPEPAAIEQRFYDVLDGLETREPALGVFLLGGMPGTAAHKRRLAAAERFPELTARSLTGLFDEAAWDLRELLAPRAPAEVAQSLVYDASARADALRTRLFPLAPRDVLQSLKRVDTEVAWALREHGLHAGQLADVLCGLAGVDTAAAWVMRERGVAAGLYADVARSLQGVAGERADALRERLLPNDRLAVLRSVTGLDSPFASALRASLEQHALKLVMRSLTGLTTDEAFALRERGAARSKEAIDSLDGLDHPRAWALREAYAARWPATVLSSMRGLPLGERTRALLARVLEASPSRLPLLRNACAVVTSAPAPQAPSSIRIAEVAPERSALLAPT from the coding sequence GTGTTCATCGACTTCGAAGGCATCGACGGCAGTGGCAAGACCACGCTTTCCAACCTGCTCGCGGCGCGGCTCAAGCGCCTCGGCTACCGGGTGACGCACGCGCGGGAGGGCGGCGAGCTGCAGAGTCCCATCGCGCGGCGCATCCGCGAGCTCACGCGCGATGCGCGCCTGCTGGAGATGGGGGCGCGCACCGAGTTCTTCCTCAACCTCGCGCGCGACGCCCAGCAGCTCGAGGAGGTGATCGCCCCGGCGCTCACCCGCGGCGACGTGTGCATCACCGACCGCTACCTCTACTCGCAGCTCGCGCTGAGCGGGGGCGGGCGCGGCCTGCCCCAGGCGGAGCTGCAGCCCTCCTGCGAGCTGGCCTCGCAGGGCCTGTGGCCGGACCTGGTCATCCTGGTGGACGTGGACCCGGACCTCGCCCGGCTGCGCAAGCGCCTGGGCAAGCTCAAGGAGCGGCGCGAGAAGGACAGCGACAGCCGCAAGGGCCTGGTGGGCGCGGGGCTGAGCGTGCGCGTGCGCGAGCAGTTCCGCGAGCTCGCGCGCCAGGAGCCCAGCCGCTGGCTGGTCATCGAGAACAACGAGCAGCCCCTGTGGGTGCTCGAGCAGCGCATCGTGGACGCGGTGGTCGCGCGGCTCGAGGGGCGTGAGCCGACCATCCAGCGCATCGCGGCGCCGCCTGCGGCCCCCGCCCCGTTCAGCCCGGAGCCTGCGGCGATCGAGCAGCGCTTCTACGACGTGCTGGACGGGCTGGAGACGCGCGAGCCCGCGCTGGGGGTGTTCCTGCTGGGCGGCATGCCGGGCACGGCCGCGCACAAGCGCCGGCTCGCGGCCGCCGAGCGCTTCCCCGAGCTCACCGCCCGCAGCCTCACCGGCCTCTTCGACGAGGCCGCGTGGGATTTGCGCGAGCTGCTCGCCCCGCGCGCCCCGGCCGAGGTCGCGCAGAGCCTCGTGTACGATGCGTCCGCCCGTGCGGACGCGCTGCGCACCCGCCTCTTCCCGCTCGCCCCGCGCGACGTGCTCCAGAGCCTCAAGCGCGTGGACACGGAGGTGGCCTGGGCGCTGCGCGAGCACGGCCTGCACGCGGGCCAGCTCGCGGACGTGCTGTGTGGGCTCGCCGGCGTGGACACCGCGGCGGCGTGGGTGATGCGTGAGCGCGGCGTGGCGGCGGGCCTGTACGCGGACGTCGCGCGCAGCCTGCAGGGCGTGGCGGGCGAGCGCGCGGATGCGCTGCGCGAGCGGCTGCTACCCAACGACCGGCTCGCCGTGCTGCGCAGCGTGACGGGGCTGGACTCCCCGTTCGCGAGCGCCCTGCGCGCCTCGCTCGAGCAGCACGCGCTCAAGCTGGTGATGCGCTCGCTCACGGGGCTCACCACCGACGAGGCCTTCGCGCTGCGCGAGCGCGGCGCGGCCCGCTCGAAGGAGGCCATCGACTCGCTGGACGGGCTGGACCACCCGCGCGCGTGGGCCCTGCGCGAGGCGTACGCCGCGCGCTGGCCGGCCACCGTGCTCTCGTCCATGCGCGGCCTGCCGCTGGGCGAGCGCACCCGGGCGCTGCTCGCGCGCGTGCTGGAGGCCTCGCCCTCGCGCCTGCCCTTGCTGCGAAACGCCTGCGCCGTCGTCACCAGCGCGCCTGCGCCGCAGGCGCCCTCCTCCATCCGCATCGCCGAAGTGGCGCCCGAGCGTAGTGCGCTCCTGGCGCCGACCTAG
- a CDS encoding DUF4956 domain-containing protein, translating into MLFPQLQSLAESASAVPMPVQASTMVPRLLAATLIGTVLSLRPWRLLFGRPLPKAEMMQAQILLCAAAAVITLVVGESMAKAFGLVGLGGFVRFRSGLKDPRDAAVLFLVIGLGMACGHGTLGIAFAGASFVALMLFAQDLLNKEEKPSKQRVVVSAQADDLVGAEASLRQALGARNVLVKGCALDFDARRLELEVEEREPGVLAAALSGTNGSALRGLRWTTVSPKSGAREELT; encoded by the coding sequence ATGCTCTTTCCCCAGCTCCAATCGCTGGCCGAGTCGGCCTCCGCGGTGCCCATGCCGGTGCAGGCCAGCACCATGGTGCCGCGCCTGCTCGCCGCGACCCTCATCGGCACGGTGCTCAGCCTGCGCCCGTGGCGCCTGCTCTTCGGGCGCCCGCTGCCCAAGGCCGAGATGATGCAGGCGCAGATCCTCCTGTGCGCGGCCGCCGCCGTCATCACCCTGGTGGTGGGCGAGAGCATGGCCAAGGCCTTCGGGCTGGTGGGCCTGGGCGGCTTCGTGCGCTTCAGGTCCGGGCTCAAGGACCCGCGCGACGCGGCCGTGCTCTTCCTCGTCATCGGGCTGGGCATGGCCTGTGGCCACGGCACGCTGGGCATCGCGTTCGCGGGCGCCTCGTTCGTGGCGCTGATGCTCTTCGCGCAGGACCTGCTGAACAAAGAGGAGAAGCCCTCGAAGCAGCGCGTGGTGGTGAGCGCGCAGGCGGATGACCTGGTGGGGGCGGAGGCCTCGCTGCGCCAGGCGCTCGGCGCGCGCAACGTGCTGGTGAAGGGCTGCGCGCTCGACTTCGACGCGCGCCGCCTGGAGCTCGAGGTGGAGGAGCGCGAGCCCGGGGTGCTCGCCGCGGCGCTCAGCGGCACGAACGGCAGCGCCCTGCGCGGACTGCGCTGGACGACGGTGTCCCCGAAGTCGGGGGCAAGGGAGGAGCTGACATGA
- a CDS encoding metallophosphoesterase, producing the protein MHRRDALSPRLLLPALLLALVGATQGARAATLTRAPYLQNVKPDAATVAFRMSGTCAATVRYGKGSSTDLSANAGSSAAVQAVTLRGLEPATRYSYVVDACGSSSPAKSFVTAPLQGTQKVHFAAVGDFGTGGTQEKQVADAMLALHPELFVALGDNAYDAGTEAQFQTNLFAPMAGLLAEVPLFPSVGNHEYVTNEAQPYLDNFYLPTNNALGSERFYSFDWGFIHFVSLDSNCALGMSGADKCTLAAQKAFVEQDLAASTAAWKVVFFHHPPFSSGDHGSQLTMRREFGPLFEKYGVDLVLTGHDHNYERSYPMKGDNVASSGGIPYLVVGSGGATLRPFTTAKPSWSAVRNDTDYGFLDVNVEGGTLQARFLNPSGRVVDSFTLTKQVAAPPSAASLSVAVDKDSGTAPHQAQFTATTSLSNPTLNWSFGDGGTSTGAQASHTFTEPGQYTVSATATSGAQSVTRSLTVLVVAPGQPLPPSAGGGVAQQPPAALNPSDGAQSGGCSASPAAALLPVAGLLAAGFARRRRRRA; encoded by the coding sequence ATGCACCGTCGAGACGCACTGTCCCCTCGCCTGCTCCTTCCTGCCCTGCTCCTCGCGCTCGTGGGTGCGACGCAGGGTGCGCGTGCGGCCACCCTCACCCGCGCCCCGTATCTCCAGAACGTGAAGCCGGACGCGGCCACGGTGGCCTTCCGGATGAGCGGCACCTGCGCCGCCACGGTGCGCTACGGCAAGGGCAGCAGCACGGACCTGAGCGCGAACGCCGGCAGCAGCGCCGCGGTGCAGGCCGTGACGCTGCGCGGCCTCGAGCCGGCCACCCGCTACTCGTACGTGGTGGACGCGTGCGGCAGCAGCAGCCCCGCGAAGAGCTTCGTCACCGCGCCGCTGCAGGGCACCCAGAAGGTGCACTTCGCCGCGGTGGGGGACTTCGGCACCGGCGGCACCCAGGAGAAGCAGGTCGCGGACGCGATGCTCGCGCTGCACCCGGAGCTCTTCGTCGCGCTGGGCGACAACGCATACGACGCGGGCACCGAGGCGCAGTTCCAGACCAACCTCTTCGCGCCCATGGCCGGGCTGCTCGCGGAGGTGCCGCTCTTCCCCAGCGTGGGCAATCACGAGTACGTGACGAACGAGGCCCAGCCCTACCTGGACAACTTCTACCTGCCCACGAACAACGCGCTGGGCAGCGAGCGCTTCTACTCGTTCGACTGGGGCTTCATCCACTTCGTCTCGCTCGACTCCAACTGCGCGCTGGGCATGTCCGGGGCGGACAAGTGCACGCTGGCGGCGCAGAAGGCCTTCGTGGAGCAGGACCTCGCGGCGAGCACGGCGGCGTGGAAGGTCGTCTTCTTCCACCACCCGCCCTTCTCCAGCGGCGATCACGGCAGCCAGCTCACGATGCGCCGCGAGTTCGGCCCCCTCTTCGAGAAGTACGGGGTGGACCTGGTGCTCACCGGGCACGACCACAACTACGAGCGCAGCTACCCGATGAAGGGCGACAACGTGGCGAGCAGCGGCGGCATCCCCTACCTCGTGGTGGGCAGCGGCGGCGCCACCCTGCGCCCCTTCACCACCGCGAAGCCCTCCTGGAGCGCGGTGCGCAACGACACCGACTACGGCTTCCTCGACGTGAACGTCGAGGGGGGCACGCTGCAGGCCCGCTTCCTCAACCCCTCGGGCCGCGTGGTGGACAGCTTCACGCTCACGAAGCAGGTGGCCGCGCCGCCCTCCGCCGCGAGCCTGAGCGTCGCGGTGGACAAGGACAGCGGCACGGCGCCGCACCAGGCCCAGTTCACCGCCACCACCTCGCTGTCCAATCCGACCCTGAACTGGAGCTTCGGCGATGGCGGTACCTCCACGGGCGCGCAGGCGAGCCACACCTTCACCGAGCCGGGCCAGTACACCGTGAGCGCCACCGCGACCTCGGGCGCCCAGAGCGTGACCCGCAGCCTCACCGTGCTGGTGGTGGCCCCGGGCCAGCCCCTGCCCCCGTCGGCCGGCGGCGGCGTGGCCCAGCAGCCTCCGGCCGCCCTCAATCCCTCGGACGGAGCGCAGTCGGGGGGCTGCAGTGCGAGCCCTGCGGCGGCGCTGCTCCCGGTCGCGGGGCTGCTCGCCGCGGGCTTCGCCCGTCGCCGCCGGCGCCGCGCCTGA